In Amycolatopsis sp. FBCC-B4732, the genomic stretch GCCGGGATGTTGACCGCGACGCGGCGGTCGATGTCGGACTCGGTCGGGTCACCGAGGCGCAGCTCGAACCGGGTGCCCAGCATGTCCTTGATCGCCGGCCGGATGTCCGCCCAGCGGTTGGCGGCGACGATGACGTGCACGCCGTAGGACAGACCCTGCGTGGCCAGCCGGGTGATGGTGGTTTCCAGCTCTTCGAAGTCGTCGCGCAGGGCCCGCCAGTTGTCGACGACGAGGAACGCGTCGCCGAACGGGTCCTGGTCCGGCCGGATCTCGCCGCGGCGCTTGCGGTTGCGGAACTCGGTCATCGAGTCGATGCCCATCGCCCCGAACCGGCCTTCCCGCTCGGTGAGCAGGGTGGTCAGCTCGGCCACGATCCGCCGCGCCTTGTCCGGCTCGCGCCGCGCCACCGCGACGCCACCGACGTGGGGCAGGTCGGCCAGACCGGTCAGCGTGCCGCCACCGAGGTCGAGGCAGTAGAACTGCGCTTCCTCGGGGGTGTGCGTGAGCGCCATCGACATGATCAGCGTCCGCAGCATCGTCGACTTGCCCGACTGCGGGCCGCCGACGATCACGCCGTGGCCGGACGCACCGGAGAAGTCCGCCCACAGCGGGTCGCGGCGCTGCTCGTACGGCCGGTCGATGATGCCGAGCGGGACCTGCAGCCGACCGTTGCCGAAGAAACCGACCGGGGACAGGCCGCGGTCGTCGGTCGGGTTCAGGTTCGGCAGCAGCGTGTCGAGGGAGTTCGGGTCCTTCAGCGGCGGCAGCCACACCTCGTGCGCCGGCGGGCCCTGCCCGACCAGCCGCGAGACGATGACGTCCAGCTCGCTGGGTTCGACCGCCTCTTCGGGCTGCCGCTGCTCTTCCTTCGGGGCTTCCTCGATGAACTGCGGTTCCGGCTCCTTCGGCAGTTCGACGAAGTCCGGGACGAACAGCTGCGGCCGCTTGTCCGCGCGGACCACGGTCGCCGCCGGGCCCGCCGCCTTCAGGCCGGCCGGCCGGTACGGGCCCGAGACGTAGGACGCCTTGAACCGCACCAGGGTCGAGGTGTCGTACTTCAGGTAGCCACCACCGGGGACCGAGGGCAGCTCGAACGCGTCCGGCACGCCGATCGCGGCGCGGGACTCCGCCGCGGAGAAGGTTTTCAGGCCGATCCGGTACGACAGGTGCGAATCCAGGCCGCGCAGCTTGCCTTCCTCGAGGCGCTGGGAGGCGAGCAGCATGTGCATCTGCAGCGACCGGCCCAGCCGGCCGATCGCGACGAAGAGGTCGATGAAGTCCGGCTTCGCCGACAGCAGCTCGGAAAACTCGTCACAGACGATGAACAGCGCGGGTAGCGGGTCGAGGTCCGCACCGTTCTCGCGGGCTTTCTCGTATTCCCAGACGTTCTTGAAGTTGCCGCCGTTCTTCAGCGCTTCCTGGCGCCGGTTCATCTCGCCGGCCAGCGCGTCCCTCATGCGGTCGACCAGCGTGACCTCGTCCGCGAGGTTGGTGATGACCGCGGAGACGTGCGGGGCCTTGTCCAGGCCCATGAACGTCGCGCCACCCTTGAAGTCGACGAGGACGAAGTTGAGCGTGCTCGACGAGTGCGTGGCCAGCAGGCCCAGCACCAGGGTGCGGAGGAACTCCGACTTGCCGGAACCGGTCGCGCCGATGCACAGGCCGTGCGGGCCCATGCCCTCGGCGGCGGCTTCCTTGATGTCCAGCTCGACCGGCTGGCCGTACTCGCCGACGCCGAACGGGACGCGGTAGCGGTCGCGGATCGGCCGGGGCCGCCACGCCTGCTGGACGTCGAAGGTCATCGGGTCGCCCGGGATGCCGAGCAGTTCGAGCAGCGACGGGTTGGACAGCAGCGGCTCTTCGTCGCCGACGTCCTGGCCCGCGGCGCCGCCGACGCGGTACGGCGAGATGAGGCGGGCCAGCGACTCGGTCTCCACCAGGCTGAGCGTGTCGGGGCGGCCGAACCACTCGACGCCGCCGGCGCTGCGGGCGCCGAGCCGGTCGGCCTCCACGACGAGCCGGAGGCCGCGGCGGGCGGCGAGGTTGCCGAGCGAGTCGGACAGGTCGATCAGCGTGACGCCGACCAGGCCCTCCTCGAGGACGATCTGCTCTTCGCGGGTGACCTCGGCGTCGTCGATGATGATGACGACGTGCGGCTGGTCCGGCGCCGGCGTGGCGTTGCGCGAGAACCGCTGGCGGTCACGGAGTTCTTCGTCGAGCCAGTTTTCGATCTGGGCCAGCGAACCGGCCATCATGCGGAGCTGGCCGATGCCGTCCGACAGCGTCGGGTGCTGGGCGTGCGGCAGCCACTTCGCCCACTCCCACTCCTCCTTCGCGCGGCCCGCGGTGGCGACCGCGACCAGCACGTCGTCGGGGCTGTGGAAGGTGACCATCTGCGCGAGCATCGCGCGGGTGAGGCCGCGGGTCAGCGCCCGGTCGCCCTGCATGCTCACCGCGGCGAACCCGCGGAGGGTGATCTGGGTGGGCAGGTCCGGCACGATCGAGTGCGCGCGCACGAACCGGCGCAGCGCGAGGGTGGCGATCGGCTCCAGCTCGTCGACCGGCCCGGTCTGCGGCGGGACCAGCCGCGTCGCGAGGCGGTGCGAACTGCGCCCGACGCGCAGGTGCAGGAAGTCCTGGTCGTTCTGCCGCCGCTCCCACATCCGGCGGCTGGCGGCCAGCGACCACAGCGACTGCGGGTCGGGGTGCACCCACTCGAGCGCGGCGCGCTGGTCGACCATCGCCTCGCGGGCGCGGTCGCGCATCTGGCCGAGGTAGCGGAGGTAGTCCTTGCGGTCTTCGTCCATCTCGGCGCGCTTGGCGCCGCCGCCCTTGCCACCGCCGCCGGCCATCATCCCGAGCGTCCCGACGACCATCATGCCGCCCATGGCCATCATCATCGGGTTCCGCCCGCTGGCGGTGAACATGAAGACCATCATCCCGAGCGACGCGAAGATCATGACGATCGGCAGCGCCTTCATCACGATGTTGCCGGGGATGACCCGGGGCACCTCGGGCGGCGGCTCGAGGTGCACCTCACCGCCCGGCGGGCGCGGTGCCGCCAGCCGCGGCGACTTCTTGAACTGCAGCGTGCTCATCGAAGGACCCCTCATTCAAACTCGACGATGGCGGCCACCGCTTGGTGCGCAAGGTGCGCGAACAACCTATCGAACGCCGCGGCGGAATTCCGGCGGATGCCGCAACGCCCTCGTGAACCCGGTCCGACCTCGCCAGGCGAGTGTACGGCGCTGCACCGACAGTAACGCCGCCCTCCGGGCACCGACCTGCGTTCGCCGGGGCACCCGACCATGACTCCCGGGACCGGACGTCATGAAAGAGTCGTTCACCGCGTCCGGCGAGGTGAAAGGGTCGTTCACGACGGTACGGGCCGCCGGAGCGGCCGCGCCGATCCGACTTTGCCGGAGCCCTGGCGCCGGACGACGTGAACGACTCGTTCATGACGTCCGCGCCGGGCCGCCGGTGACCCGAGCTGGGCCCGGCGGTGAATTTCGGACGTTCGATGATGCCGGCACCGGGGTTCGGTATAAGTTCCCCCCGGGAGCAGTCTCGACCGAGCGGGGGCAGTGCAGTGGCTACGGGCACGACAGTTTTCAGCAGGGTGACGGTCGTCGCGCCCTCGACGCGGATCGATGTGGCGCTGCCCGCCGACGTCGCGGTGGCCGACCTCCTGCCGATGCTGCTGGACATGGCCAAGGAAACTGCGCCCGACGGTGGGGCGCGCCACGGTGGCTGGGCGCTCGCCAAGCTCGGGGACGCGCCGCTCGA encodes the following:
- the eccCa gene encoding type VII secretion protein EccCa; the encoded protein is MSTLQFKKSPRLAAPRPPGGEVHLEPPPEVPRVIPGNIVMKALPIVMIFASLGMMVFMFTASGRNPMMMAMGGMMVVGTLGMMAGGGGKGGGAKRAEMDEDRKDYLRYLGQMRDRAREAMVDQRAALEWVHPDPQSLWSLAASRRMWERRQNDQDFLHLRVGRSSHRLATRLVPPQTGPVDELEPIATLALRRFVRAHSIVPDLPTQITLRGFAAVSMQGDRALTRGLTRAMLAQMVTFHSPDDVLVAVATAGRAKEEWEWAKWLPHAQHPTLSDGIGQLRMMAGSLAQIENWLDEELRDRQRFSRNATPAPDQPHVVIIIDDAEVTREEQIVLEEGLVGVTLIDLSDSLGNLAARRGLRLVVEADRLGARSAGGVEWFGRPDTLSLVETESLARLISPYRVGGAAGQDVGDEEPLLSNPSLLELLGIPGDPMTFDVQQAWRPRPIRDRYRVPFGVGEYGQPVELDIKEAAAEGMGPHGLCIGATGSGKSEFLRTLVLGLLATHSSSTLNFVLVDFKGGATFMGLDKAPHVSAVITNLADEVTLVDRMRDALAGEMNRRQEALKNGGNFKNVWEYEKARENGADLDPLPALFIVCDEFSELLSAKPDFIDLFVAIGRLGRSLQMHMLLASQRLEEGKLRGLDSHLSYRIGLKTFSAAESRAAIGVPDAFELPSVPGGGYLKYDTSTLVRFKASYVSGPYRPAGLKAAGPAATVVRADKRPQLFVPDFVELPKEPEPQFIEEAPKEEQRQPEEAVEPSELDVIVSRLVGQGPPAHEVWLPPLKDPNSLDTLLPNLNPTDDRGLSPVGFFGNGRLQVPLGIIDRPYEQRRDPLWADFSGASGHGVIVGGPQSGKSTMLRTLIMSMALTHTPEEAQFYCLDLGGGTLTGLADLPHVGGVAVARREPDKARRIVAELTTLLTEREGRFGAMGIDSMTEFRNRKRRGEIRPDQDPFGDAFLVVDNWRALRDDFEELETTITRLATQGLSYGVHVIVAANRWADIRPAIKDMLGTRFELRLGDPTESDIDRRVAVNIPAGRPGRGLTREKLHMLGGLPRIDGSSDPETIAAGVADAVAKIKGAWRGRVAPQVRLLPEMITYEEVLKLDTARDSKLVPIGVNEEDLQPIYLDFNAEPHFYAFADGESGKTNLLRQIARGISERYTPSEALILLVDYRRTMLGFVQGDALLGYAVSSNQLESMVGDVFNSMTRRLPGPDVTQEQLKTRSWWKGPELFILVDDYDLVATSTTNPLRKISDFLPQAKDVGLHLVVVRRTGGASKAMYDPIIGKLKEIAAPGMVMNGSRDEGALVGNIKPSAMPPGRGNLLTRKAGKQLIQVAWIQPD